One uncultured Tolumonas sp. DNA segment encodes these proteins:
- a CDS encoding MFS transporter, with amino-acid sequence MSSGSLQQPAFIRFLSSMALSSLAYQMLVVAVGWQVYDLTHSAMSLGLIGLMQFTPQFLLTLVVGHVADRYDRRLIVVGTRLLQALLVSILALGSWQGWIAIHGIFACAFLLGATRAFESPAQQALLPSLIDSSNLPRALALNSSLREASVIIGPALGGLLYALHPEMVYWCSAVSFLLSSVAMSLIPKPAKIVHREPPTLRSVFAGFSYIRHNPVVLGAISLDLFSVLLGGATALLPIFARDILNTGPWGLGLLRAAPSVGAVVMSLLLARYAIRNNAGKIMFAAVAVFGVATIIFGLSESFLLSFTALLVLGASDMVSVVVRSSLIQLETPDEMRGRVSAVNFIFIGASNQLGEFESGVTAAWWGVVPAVVVGGIGTLLIVALWMKYFPALVQRQQLTKAVS; translated from the coding sequence ATGTCATCCGGTTCATTACAGCAACCTGCGTTTATTCGTTTCTTAAGTAGCATGGCGCTCTCTTCCCTCGCCTACCAGATGTTGGTCGTGGCGGTCGGCTGGCAGGTTTATGACCTGACCCACAGTGCCATGAGTTTAGGTTTGATCGGCTTGATGCAATTCACGCCGCAATTTCTGCTCACACTGGTGGTGGGTCACGTTGCCGATCGTTATGACCGCCGTTTAATCGTCGTCGGCACCCGCTTATTGCAAGCCCTGCTGGTCAGCATCTTGGCATTGGGCAGCTGGCAAGGCTGGATCGCCATCCACGGTATTTTCGCCTGTGCCTTTTTACTCGGCGCCACGCGGGCATTTGAATCACCGGCCCAGCAAGCACTGTTGCCAAGCTTAATTGATAGCAGCAACTTGCCCCGCGCTTTAGCGCTGAACAGCTCATTACGTGAAGCTTCGGTGATCATTGGCCCGGCGCTAGGCGGGTTGTTGTATGCGTTGCATCCGGAAATGGTGTATTGGTGCAGTGCGGTGAGTTTTTTACTCTCCAGTGTGGCGATGTCGTTGATCCCTAAACCAGCCAAAATCGTGCATCGTGAACCACCAACGCTGCGTTCGGTATTTGCCGGCTTTAGTTATATCCGCCATAACCCCGTGGTGTTGGGTGCTATCTCACTCGATCTGTTTTCAGTGTTACTTGGTGGTGCGACGGCGCTGTTACCGATATTTGCCCGTGATATTTTAAACACCGGCCCATGGGGTTTGGGGTTATTGCGCGCCGCGCCCTCGGTCGGTGCGGTAGTGATGTCATTGTTGTTAGCCCGTTATGCGATCCGTAACAATGCGGGAAAAATCATGTTTGCCGCGGTAGCTGTGTTCGGGGTGGCGACCATTATTTTCGGCTTATCCGAATCGTTCCTGCTCTCTTTTACCGCATTACTGGTGTTGGGTGCGTCTGACATGGTCAGTGTGGTCGTACGCTCATCACTCATTCAGCTAGAAACACCGGATGAAATGCGTGGCCGTGTCAGTGCAGTGAATTTTATCTTTATCGGCGCATCAAATCAGTTAGGGGAATTTGAATCGGGCGTCACCGCTGCCTGGTGGGGCGTCGTGCCGGCCGTGGTGGTCGGTGGTATAGGAACGTTGTTGATTGTGGCCCTGTGGATGAAATATT
- the ppiC gene encoding peptidylprolyl isomerase PpiC has protein sequence MAHTACALHILVKHEAQALDLMKQLAAGANFQQLAKKYSTCPSKKRGGDLGEFKKGDMVPAFDKAVFSCEVMKPFGPVKTRFGYHIIKVLFRT, from the coding sequence ATGGCCCATACTGCTTGTGCGCTGCATATTTTGGTAAAACATGAAGCTCAGGCATTAGACCTGATGAAACAACTTGCCGCTGGCGCAAACTTCCAGCAGTTAGCGAAGAAATATTCGACCTGCCCCTCGAAAAAACGCGGTGGTGATCTGGGCGAGTTTAAAAAAGGCGATATGGTACCGGCATTTGATAAAGCCGTTTTTTCCTGCGAAGTGATGAAACCGTTCGGCCCGGTGAAAACCCGCTTCGGTTACCACATCATCAAGGTCCTGTTCCGTACTTGA
- a CDS encoding Cof-type HAD-IIB family hydrolase gives MYKVVISDLDGTLLNNQHQVSPHTRKVLKKMVAEGTKFIVATGRHHIDVKAIRNALGLEIYLVTSNGAVVTDKQDQIIYNRTLPVDIAQELSELPLPDPEIAVNIYTPDAWFTDKDMPEYLEYHKDTGFCYTKTDLVALDKSSINKYFFIAEHEPLLELENTLLERYAGQLSIAFSQPDCLEVMALGVNKGAAISSILEQHAIPLSSAIAFGDGMNDYEMLSIVGHGVVMGNAHDRLKLALPDLPRAGVNDEDGVAEYLQRLLLAE, from the coding sequence ATGTACAAAGTCGTTATCTCTGATCTGGATGGTACACTGCTCAATAACCAGCATCAGGTTTCTCCGCATACCCGTAAGGTGCTGAAGAAAATGGTGGCTGAAGGCACTAAGTTTATCGTGGCAACCGGACGCCATCACATTGATGTCAAAGCCATTCGTAATGCACTGGGTTTGGAGATCTATCTGGTAACGTCAAACGGTGCAGTCGTTACAGATAAACAAGATCAAATTATCTACAACCGCACCCTGCCGGTCGATATTGCCCAAGAGCTGTCGGAGTTACCACTGCCAGACCCGGAAATTGCCGTCAATATTTATACCCCGGATGCATGGTTCACCGACAAAGATATGCCGGAATATCTGGAATATCATAAAGATACCGGTTTTTGTTATACCAAAACCGATCTGGTGGCTTTAGATAAAAGCAGCATCAATAAGTACTTTTTCATTGCAGAACACGAACCGTTGTTAGAGTTGGAAAACACTCTGCTGGAACGTTATGCCGGTCAATTAAGTATCGCCTTCTCCCAACCTGATTGCCTCGAAGTGATGGCATTGGGCGTCAATAAAGGCGCGGCAATCTCCTCTATTCTGGAACAACATGCTATTCCTTTAAGCTCTGCAATTGCGTTTGGTGATGGCATGAACGACTACGAAATGCTGTCGATCGTCGGTCACGGTGTCGTGATGGGCAATGCCCATGACCGGTTGAAATTAGCACTGCCAGATCTGCCTCGCGCGGGTGTTAATGATGAAGATGGTGTGGCCGAGTATTTACAGCGTTTGTTACTGGCGGAATAG
- the spoT gene encoding bifunctional GTP diphosphokinase/guanosine-3',5'-bis pyrophosphate 3'-pyrophosphohydrolase, whose protein sequence is MSSEAGSLLYLFEDLKTLLSSYLPVEQVTQIQDAFLVARDAHEGQSRSSGEPYITHPVAVARILAEMHLDHETLMAALLHDVIEDTPITKDQLAGQFGQAVAELVYGVSKLDKLKFRDHKEAQAENFRKMVMAMVQDIRVILIKLADRTHNMRTLGSLRPDKRRRIARETLEIFSPIANRLGIHSLKSELEELGFEALYPMRARILREAVKRARGNRKEVIDSVYKAVNGRLEDAHIKGMVVGREKNLYSIYNKMVKKELRFYEVMDIYAFRVIVDDIDTCYRVLGQMHSLYKPRPGRFKDYIAIPKTNGYQSLHTSLVGPHGVPVEIQIRTEYMEQMADKGVAAHWVYKTNGDATSSTAQIRAQRWMKNLLELQQSAGSSFEFIESVKTDLFPDEIYVFTPEGRILELPTNATPVDFAYAVHTDIGNSCVGARVERQPFPLSRPLTSGQTVEIITAPGARPNAAWLNFVVTSRARTKIRQFLKNLRAEESIILGRRLLSHSLGGKKIEDMPAENLRQVLHDTRHDSLDGLLADIGLGNQMSVVIARRLLGQHEQEPEKEKKSSSTHRKLPIRGSGGMLVTFANCCRPIPGDAIIAHISPGKGLVVHQESCPNLRGYNREPDKYQPVQWDMEQLGEQEFRTSIVVEVVNHQGVLAQLANVIAATGANIHSISTEEKDARVYQVNLLITTKHRVHLANIMRKIRVMPDVLRVNRTTNKIRSKESS, encoded by the coding sequence ATGAGTAGTGAAGCGGGGTCACTTTTGTATCTGTTTGAAGATCTGAAAACATTATTGAGCAGCTATCTGCCCGTAGAACAGGTGACCCAGATCCAGGATGCCTTTCTGGTCGCACGTGACGCTCATGAAGGGCAAAGCCGTTCCAGCGGTGAGCCTTATATTACGCACCCCGTTGCTGTAGCCCGTATTCTGGCCGAGATGCATCTCGATCATGAGACGCTGATGGCGGCATTGCTGCACGATGTGATTGAAGACACGCCGATCACCAAAGATCAATTGGCGGGACAGTTTGGTCAGGCCGTGGCCGAATTGGTATATGGCGTATCCAAACTCGATAAGCTGAAATTCCGCGATCATAAAGAAGCGCAGGCGGAAAACTTCCGCAAAATGGTCATGGCGATGGTGCAGGATATTCGCGTTATCCTGATCAAGCTCGCTGACCGCACGCATAATATGCGCACGTTAGGCTCGTTACGCCCCGATAAACGCCGTCGCATCGCCCGCGAAACGCTGGAAATCTTCTCCCCGATTGCTAACCGCTTAGGTATTCACTCGTTAAAAAGCGAGCTGGAAGAGTTGGGCTTTGAAGCACTCTACCCGATGCGCGCGCGAATATTACGCGAAGCGGTGAAACGTGCCCGCGGTAATCGCAAAGAGGTGATCGACTCGGTCTATAAAGCGGTAAATGGCCGCTTAGAAGATGCGCATATTAAAGGTATGGTCGTCGGTCGGGAAAAGAATCTCTATTCCATCTATAACAAAATGGTGAAAAAAGAGCTGCGCTTTTATGAAGTCATGGATATTTACGCCTTCCGCGTGATAGTCGATGACATTGACACCTGTTACCGTGTGCTCGGTCAGATGCACAGTTTGTATAAACCCCGCCCCGGCCGTTTCAAAGATTATATTGCTATCCCGAAAACTAACGGTTATCAGTCTTTGCATACCTCACTGGTCGGCCCGCATGGTGTGCCAGTCGAGATCCAGATCCGTACTGAATATATGGAGCAGATGGCGGATAAAGGGGTCGCGGCACATTGGGTATACAAAACCAATGGTGATGCCACCAGCAGTACCGCGCAGATCCGTGCGCAACGCTGGATGAAAAACTTATTGGAATTGCAGCAAAGTGCCGGTAGTTCCTTTGAATTTATCGAAAGTGTCAAAACCGATCTCTTCCCCGATGAGATTTATGTGTTTACACCAGAAGGCCGCATTCTGGAATTACCGACCAATGCCACGCCGGTCGATTTTGCCTATGCCGTGCACACTGATATTGGTAACAGCTGTGTGGGGGCGCGAGTAGAGCGCCAACCGTTCCCACTCAGTCGCCCACTAACCTCGGGGCAGACCGTAGAGATCATCACCGCACCGGGTGCGCGCCCGAATGCTGCGTGGCTGAACTTTGTGGTGACCTCACGCGCGCGTACCAAGATCCGTCAGTTCCTGAAAAATCTACGCGCGGAAGAGTCGATCATTCTGGGCCGCCGTCTGCTGAGTCACTCGCTGGGTGGCAAGAAAATCGAAGACATGCCGGCAGAAAATCTGCGTCAGGTATTACACGATACCCGCCATGACTCGTTGGATGGTTTATTGGCAGATATCGGCCTTGGCAATCAGATGAGTGTGGTCATTGCGCGGCGTTTGCTCGGCCAGCATGAGCAAGAGCCAGAAAAAGAGAAAAAATCGTCATCGACCCATCGTAAACTGCCGATCCGGGGTTCTGGTGGCATGCTGGTAACGTTTGCCAACTGTTGTCGCCCGATCCCCGGTGATGCCATCATTGCGCATATCAGCCCTGGCAAAGGGTTGGTCGTGCATCAGGAAAGCTGTCCAAACCTGCGCGGTTATAACCGTGAACCGGATAAATACCAGCCGGTACAATGGGATATGGAACAATTAGGCGAACAGGAGTTCCGTACCAGTATTGTGGTGGAAGTGGTCAACCATCAGGGTGTGTTAGCGCAACTTGCCAATGTGATTGCCGCAACGGGTGCGAATATTCACAGCATCAGTACCGAAGAAAAAGATGCGCGGGTGTATCAGGTTAACTTGCTGATCACCACCAAACATCGTGTGCATCTGGCGAATATCATGCGCAAAATTCGTGTTATGCCGGACGTATTACGCGTCAACCGCACCACTAATAAGATCCGTAGCAAAGAGTCATCTTAA
- the rpoZ gene encoding DNA-directed RNA polymerase subunit omega encodes MARVTVEDAVKQVGNRFDLVLVAARRARQLAVQGKDPLVDEENDKPTVIALREIEEGLISNQFMDAQERIEQQQQEASELAAVAALTQDRDYGF; translated from the coding sequence ATGGCACGCGTTACTGTTGAAGATGCGGTAAAACAAGTTGGCAACCGCTTTGATTTGGTGCTGGTGGCCGCTCGCCGCGCTCGTCAGCTTGCCGTTCAGGGCAAAGATCCGTTGGTAGATGAAGAAAATGACAAACCAACCGTGATCGCATTGCGCGAGATCGAAGAAGGTTTGATTTCTAATCAGTTCATGGATGCGCAAGAACGTATCGAACAGCAACAACAGGAAGCGAGTGAGCTGGCTGCTGTTGCCGCGCTGACTCAGGACCGTGATTACGGTTTCTAA
- the gmk gene encoding guanylate kinase: MVAAAGTLFIISSPSGAGKSSLLTALLSRYNSDGRMALSVSHTTRAMRPGEENGVHYHFVSKEEFQALIARDAFFEWAEVFGNYYGTSKELIEQALANGIDVFLDIDWQGARQIRELYRDTQSIFVLPPSLPILEQRLIGRGQDSEEVIAKRMAQAVSEMSHYPEYDYLIINDDFELALQQLQSIVLAGRAKLRPQAICHADLLNQLLAG, encoded by the coding sequence ATGGTGGCTGCTGCAGGTACCCTGTTTATTATTTCCTCGCCCAGCGGCGCAGGAAAATCCAGTCTGTTAACGGCGTTATTATCCCGTTATAACAGCGATGGCCGAATGGCACTTTCCGTTTCTCATACCACACGGGCAATGCGTCCTGGTGAAGAAAATGGTGTGCATTACCACTTCGTCAGCAAAGAAGAATTTCAGGCCCTGATTGCCCGCGATGCTTTTTTCGAATGGGCGGAAGTATTTGGTAATTACTACGGTACATCCAAAGAATTGATTGAACAGGCACTGGCAAACGGGATCGATGTTTTTCTGGACATTGATTGGCAAGGTGCTCGCCAGATCCGCGAACTGTATCGTGACACACAGTCTATTTTTGTGTTACCGCCAAGTTTGCCGATTTTGGAACAACGTTTGATTGGTCGTGGTCAGGACAGCGAAGAAGTGATTGCCAAGCGTATGGCGCAGGCAGTTTCGGAAATGTCGCACTATCCTGAGTATGATTATCTGATCATCAATGATGATTTCGAACTGGCACTGCAACAATTGCAGTCGATTGTACTGGCGGGTCGCGCAAAACTGCGTCCGCAGGCTATTTGTCACGCCGATCTGCTCAATCAGCTACTGGCGGGATAA
- the rpmG gene encoding 50S ribosomal protein L33: protein MAKGAREKIRLNSSAGTGHFYTTTKNKRTMPEKMEIKKFDPVVRQHVIYKEGKIK from the coding sequence ATGGCTAAAGGTGCTCGCGAAAAAATTCGTCTGAACTCCAGCGCCGGTACTGGTCACTTCTACACTACGACCAAGAACAAGCGCACCATGCCTGAGAAAATGGAGATCAAAAAATTTGATCCTGTTGTTCGTCAGCATGTAATTTACAAAGAAGGCAAGATCAAGTAA
- the rpmB gene encoding 50S ribosomal protein L28, translated as MSRVCQVTGKRPTVGNNRSHAKNATRRRFLPNLQSHRFWVEGEKRFVTLRLTPKGMRIIDKLGIEAVLADIRARGEQV; from the coding sequence ATGTCTAGAGTGTGTCAAGTAACCGGTAAGCGTCCAACCGTGGGGAACAATCGTTCTCACGCTAAAAACGCGACCCGTCGCCGTTTCCTGCCTAACCTGCAATCTCACCGTTTCTGGGTTGAAGGCGAGAAGCGTTTTGTTACCCTGCGTTTAACACCGAAGGGTATGCGTATTATCGACAAGCTGGGTATCGAAGCTGTTTTGGCTGATATCCGTGCTCGTGGCGAACAAGTGTAA
- the radC gene encoding DNA repair protein RadC: MAICDWPENERPREKLLQRGANALSDAELLAIFLRTGVAGCNAIELARKLLQEFGSLRALLGAEQAQFCQAHGLGPAKYVQLQAVLEMSNRYLNECLQRGDALTSPLLVRRYLQAQLRDRPREVFAMLLLDNQHRVLQFCELFFGTIDAASVYPREIVHTVLKHNAAAVILCHNHPSGVAEPSHADRHITERICAALRLIDVRVLDHFVIGDGNPVSFAERGWL; the protein is encoded by the coding sequence ATGGCGATCTGTGACTGGCCGGAAAATGAACGACCACGCGAGAAATTACTGCAACGTGGTGCTAATGCCCTCAGTGATGCAGAATTATTAGCCATTTTTTTGCGTACCGGTGTTGCCGGTTGTAACGCCATTGAGCTGGCCAGAAAGCTGCTGCAGGAATTTGGTTCGCTACGCGCACTGCTGGGCGCAGAACAAGCCCAGTTTTGTCAGGCGCATGGCTTGGGGCCAGCCAAATATGTGCAATTACAAGCGGTGTTAGAGATGAGTAATCGCTATTTAAATGAATGCCTGCAACGAGGCGATGCCTTAACGAGCCCCTTATTAGTTCGCCGTTATTTACAAGCCCAGTTACGCGATCGCCCCCGCGAAGTTTTTGCCATGTTGTTGCTAGATAATCAGCACCGGGTATTACAGTTTTGCGAATTATTTTTCGGTACGATCGATGCAGCCAGTGTTTATCCACGGGAAATCGTGCACACGGTGTTAAAACATAATGCTGCAGCAGTCATTCTCTGTCATAATCATCCGTCAGGCGTAGCCGAACCAAGTCACGCCGATCGCCATATCACTGAGCGCATTTGTGCCGCTTTGCGTCTGATCGACGTGCGAGTGCTCGATCACTTTGTGATAGGAGATGGAAACCCCGTCTCTTTTGCCGAACGCGGATGGTTATAA
- the coaBC gene encoding bifunctional phosphopantothenoylcysteine decarboxylase/phosphopantothenate--cysteine ligase CoaBC — MQLQDKRILLGVTGGIAAYKAAEIIRRLREQGAEVRVVMTDAAKEFITPLTLQAVSGHIVANSMFDPQAEAGMGHIELAKWADLVLVAPATANVISRLTTGMGDELLTTLCLASPAPLAIAPAMNMQMYLHAATQSNLQVLAQRGVQIWGPGIGSQACGDVGPGRMLDPLDIVAEVVKFFQPAPHCDLSFLITAGPTREAIDPVRYISNHSSGKMGVALAEAAAALGAKVTLVAGPVNLPTPKGVVRINVESAVEMQAAVEAQVADHSIFIGCAAVADYRMESVAAQKMKKQADSDTLTLQLVKNPDIIAGVAARADKPFVVGFAAETQDVARYALDKLQRKGLDMIAANDVSRAEQGFNADQNALTVFWQNAQQELPLASKQQVAQQLISLIIQRYQHETD; from the coding sequence ATGCAATTGCAAGATAAACGGATCCTGCTGGGCGTGACTGGCGGGATCGCCGCATACAAAGCGGCTGAGATCATTCGTCGTCTGCGTGAACAGGGCGCAGAAGTGCGGGTTGTCATGACTGATGCCGCAAAAGAGTTTATTACGCCGCTGACCTTACAGGCAGTATCCGGCCATATCGTGGCGAACAGTATGTTTGATCCGCAAGCCGAAGCGGGGATGGGGCATATTGAGCTGGCGAAATGGGCTGATTTGGTGTTGGTTGCGCCGGCCACGGCGAATGTTATTTCCCGCCTGACCACCGGTATGGGGGATGAGTTATTGACCACCTTGTGTCTGGCCAGCCCGGCACCGTTAGCGATTGCGCCAGCGATGAATATGCAGATGTATCTGCATGCCGCCACACAAAGTAATTTGCAGGTGCTGGCGCAACGTGGTGTGCAGATCTGGGGGCCGGGGATCGGCAGTCAGGCCTGTGGCGACGTCGGCCCGGGGCGGATGTTAGATCCGCTGGATATCGTGGCTGAGGTGGTGAAATTTTTCCAACCCGCACCGCACTGTGACCTTTCTTTTCTGATTACGGCTGGCCCAACCCGCGAAGCGATTGATCCAGTGCGCTATATCAGTAATCACAGCTCCGGCAAAATGGGGGTTGCACTGGCGGAAGCGGCTGCGGCTTTAGGGGCGAAAGTTACGTTGGTAGCAGGGCCGGTCAATCTGCCTACACCGAAAGGTGTGGTTCGTATTAATGTGGAAAGTGCAGTGGAGATGCAGGCTGCAGTTGAAGCACAAGTGGCTGATCATTCTATTTTTATCGGTTGTGCCGCAGTAGCGGATTACCGAATGGAATCGGTGGCTGCACAAAAAATGAAGAAACAGGCTGACAGCGATACGCTGACACTCCAGTTGGTAAAAAATCCGGACATTATTGCCGGTGTTGCGGCGCGCGCCGATAAACCGTTTGTGGTAGGCTTCGCCGCCGAAACACAGGATGTGGCCCGTTATGCGCTGGATAAACTGCAACGTAAGGGGCTGGATATGATTGCCGCAAACGATGTCAGCCGCGCAGAGCAGGGCTTTAATGCCGATCAGAATGCCTTAACCGTGTTCTGGCAAAATGCACAGCAAGAATTGCCACTGGCCAGCAAACAACAAGTGGCTCAACAACTCATTTCACTCATTATACAGCGCTATCAACATGAAACAGATTGA
- the dut gene encoding dUTP diphosphatase, producing the protein MKQIELKILDARIGNEFPLPEYATPGSAGLDLRACLDESVELVPGDTKLIPTGLAIHIADPSLCATILPRSGLGHKHGIVLGNLVGLIDSDYQGQLMVSVWNRGNTTFTIQPGERIAQLVFMPVVQASFNIVDEFDSSERGEGGFGSSGRH; encoded by the coding sequence ATGAAACAGATTGAACTTAAGATCCTCGATGCTCGCATCGGCAACGAATTTCCATTACCTGAATACGCGACACCCGGTTCTGCGGGTTTAGATCTGCGCGCTTGTCTCGATGAATCAGTCGAGCTGGTGCCTGGTGATACCAAACTGATCCCTACTGGGCTGGCTATCCATATCGCTGATCCAAGTTTATGTGCCACGATTTTGCCGCGTTCCGGTTTAGGTCATAAACACGGTATTGTTTTGGGGAACTTGGTGGGTCTGATCGATTCTGACTACCAAGGTCAGTTGATGGTATCAGTATGGAATCGCGGTAATACCACGTTTACTATTCAACCGGGCGAACGTATTGCACAATTAGTCTTTATGCCCGTCGTGCAGGCGAGTTTTAACATCGTTGATGAGTTTGATTCGTCAGAACGCGGTGAAGGTGGTTTTGGCTCGTCTGGCCGCCACTAA
- the pyrE gene encoding orotate phosphoribosyltransferase has translation MKAYQREFIEFALEKQVLKFGEFTLKSGRKSPYFFNAGLFNSGRDLAKLGRYYAAALVDSGISYNVLFGPAYKGIPIASATAVQLAELHDQDVPWCFNRKEAKDHGEGGNLVGSPLKGRIMLVDDVITAGTAIRESMDLIHANGAELAGVLIALDRQEKGKGELSAIQEVQRDYNAPVIAIITLGDLISYLETQPEMAVHLEKVKEYRASYGV, from the coding sequence ATGAAGGCATATCAGCGCGAGTTTATTGAATTTGCCCTGGAAAAACAGGTTCTTAAATTTGGCGAATTCACCCTGAAATCAGGTCGCAAGAGCCCGTATTTCTTTAACGCCGGTTTGTTTAACTCTGGCCGGGATCTGGCAAAACTAGGTCGTTATTATGCTGCAGCACTGGTAGACAGCGGCATTTCTTACAATGTGCTGTTTGGACCGGCGTATAAAGGTATTCCGATTGCTTCGGCGACCGCAGTGCAATTAGCTGAATTGCATGATCAGGATGTGCCTTGGTGCTTTAACCGCAAAGAAGCCAAAGATCACGGCGAAGGCGGCAATCTGGTCGGCAGCCCGTTAAAAGGCCGCATCATGCTGGTCGATGATGTGATCACCGCAGGCACCGCTATTCGTGAGTCGATGGATCTGATCCATGCGAATGGTGCGGAACTGGCCGGTGTATTGATTGCTTTGGATCGTCAGGAAAAAGGCAAAGGTGAACTGTCGGCGATCCAGGAAGTGCAACGTGATTACAATGCGCCCGTCATTGCGATCATCACGCTAGGCGATCTGATTAGTTACTTAGAAACACAGCCTGAGATGGCAGTGCATTTAGAAAAAGTAAAAGAATATCGCGCCAGTTATGGCGTTTAA
- the rph gene encoding ribonuclease PH produces MRPSGRTPEQLRPITITRQFTCHAEGSVLVEFGRTKVLCTATVTEGVPRFLKGKGQGWVTAEYGMLPRSTHSRMHREAASGKQGGRTLEIQRLIARSLRAAVDLKQLGENTITVDCDVLQADGGTRTASITGACVALVDALNWLQAKGTLKTNPLNFMVAAVSVGIYDGVPVCDLDYDEDSSAETDMNLVMTETGKLIEVQGTAEGAPFSQEELMQLLELGKQGIQQIISQQHQALA; encoded by the coding sequence ATGCGCCCAAGCGGAAGAACGCCGGAACAACTACGCCCTATCACTATTACCCGTCAATTTACCTGTCACGCCGAAGGCTCGGTATTGGTTGAGTTTGGCCGCACCAAAGTGCTGTGCACCGCAACGGTAACCGAAGGCGTGCCTCGTTTTCTGAAAGGGAAAGGTCAGGGTTGGGTCACTGCCGAATATGGCATGTTGCCGCGTTCTACCCACTCGCGCATGCACCGTGAAGCCGCTTCTGGCAAACAAGGTGGCCGGACGCTGGAAATTCAACGCCTGATCGCCCGTTCACTGCGTGCCGCCGTTGACCTAAAACAGCTTGGTGAAAACACCATTACCGTGGACTGTGATGTGTTGCAGGCCGATGGTGGCACCCGTACAGCGTCGATTACCGGCGCGTGTGTGGCGTTAGTCGATGCGCTGAACTGGTTACAAGCCAAAGGTACGCTGAAAACTAACCCGCTGAATTTTATGGTGGCGGCAGTATCTGTTGGCATTTATGACGGTGTTCCGGTATGCGATCTCGATTATGACGAAGACTCCAGCGCCGAAACCGACATGAATCTGGTGATGACCGAAACCGGTAAACTGATCGAAGTGCAAGGCACTGCCGAAGGTGCCCCATTCTCGCAAGAAGAACTGATGCAATTACTGGAACTGGGTAAACAGGGTATTCAGCAGATCATTTCGCAACAACATCAGGCATTAGCTTAA
- a CDS encoding YicC/YloC family endoribonuclease: MIHSMTGYARKEFKGDWGTAVWEIRSVNQRYLETYFRLPESFRNLEAVLRERFRQGLERGKIECNLRFESQVSQGQLQINEVLAEQLIENALWVIDRAGQGQLNPVDILRWPGVMEGEEQDMDALNVTLLAAFDEVFKDFIAARRSEGDKLKTLLEQRLESVAVEAAKVREHMPAILNWQRQRLLDRLAEAKVELEATRVEQEIVMLAQKIDVAEELDRLDMHVAETRKILKKGGACGRRLDFMMQEFNRESNTLASKSINAEVTQAAVELKVLIEQMREQIQNVE, from the coding sequence ATGATCCATAGTATGACCGGTTACGCCCGCAAAGAATTCAAAGGTGACTGGGGAACGGCAGTCTGGGAAATCCGCTCCGTTAATCAACGCTATCTGGAAACCTACTTCCGCTTGCCGGAATCGTTCCGTAATCTGGAGGCGGTGCTGCGTGAGCGTTTCCGTCAGGGCTTAGAGCGCGGCAAGATCGAATGTAACCTGCGCTTTGAAAGCCAAGTAAGCCAAGGCCAGTTGCAGATCAATGAAGTGTTGGCGGAACAGCTGATTGAAAATGCACTGTGGGTCATTGACCGTGCCGGGCAGGGGCAGTTAAACCCTGTGGATATTCTGCGTTGGCCGGGCGTTATGGAAGGCGAAGAGCAAGACATGGATGCGCTCAATGTCACTTTGCTTGCCGCCTTTGATGAAGTGTTCAAAGATTTCATCGCCGCGCGTCGTTCCGAAGGCGACAAACTGAAAACGTTGTTGGAACAACGGCTGGAAAGCGTGGCCGTTGAAGCGGCAAAAGTGCGTGAGCATATGCCGGCGATCCTGAACTGGCAACGTCAGCGTCTGTTAGACCGTCTGGCTGAAGCCAAGGTTGAGCTGGAAGCCACCCGTGTAGAGCAAGAAATTGTCATGCTGGCGCAAAAAATCGATGTTGCCGAAGAGCTGGATCGTCTGGATATGCACGTTGCGGAAACGCGCAAGATCCTGAAAAAAGGTGGTGCCTGCGGACGCCGTCTGGATTTCATGATGCAGGAGTTCAACCGTGAGTCGAACACGCTGGCATCCAAATCAATTAATGCGGAAGTCACTCAAGCTGCGGTAGAGCTGAAAGTATTGATTGAGCAGATGCGAGAGCAAATTCAAAACGTTGAGTAG